The following proteins come from a genomic window of Oricola thermophila:
- a CDS encoding ABC transporter ATP-binding protein — MERDQPVISVRDVRVAFGPHVVLNDLDLDVYRGEILGFVGASGTGKSVLLRTILGLTKKQAGSIVVFGRDLDRIGDEERIQVDMRMGVLFQHGALFSSLTVKENIQVPMREYLTLPRQLMDELAMLKIELVGLSRSAADKYPSELSGGMIKRAALARALSLDPDIVFLDEPTSGLDPVGAAEFDELIAKLRDTLGLTVYMVTHDLDSLFTVADRIAVLGNKRVLIDGTIEDMLKSEDPWVKSYFRGKRARRIVLTENEPARAES, encoded by the coding sequence ATGGAACGCGATCAGCCCGTCATATCCGTTCGCGACGTCCGCGTGGCATTTGGCCCCCATGTCGTGCTTAACGACCTCGATCTGGACGTCTACCGCGGCGAAATTCTCGGGTTTGTCGGCGCGTCCGGCACCGGCAAGTCAGTGTTGCTACGCACGATCCTCGGTCTGACGAAAAAACAAGCGGGTAGTATCGTGGTGTTCGGCCGCGATCTCGACAGAATAGGCGACGAGGAGCGTATCCAGGTCGACATGCGCATGGGCGTGCTCTTCCAGCACGGTGCGTTGTTTTCCTCATTGACGGTGAAGGAAAACATCCAGGTGCCGATGCGCGAGTACCTGACACTGCCGCGACAGCTCATGGACGAGCTTGCCATGTTGAAGATCGAACTTGTCGGCCTTTCGCGCAGCGCGGCCGACAAGTATCCGTCGGAACTGTCTGGCGGCATGATAAAACGCGCGGCATTGGCGCGCGCTTTGTCCCTCGACCCGGACATCGTCTTCCTCGACGAACCAACCTCGGGTCTCGATCCGGTCGGGGCGGCCGAGTTCGATGAACTGATCGCCAAACTGCGCGACACTCTGGGCCTGACAGTCTATATGGTGACTCACGATCTCGACAGCCTTTTCACCGTGGCCGACAGGATCGCGGTCCTCGGCAACAAGCGTGTTCTGATCGACGGGACGATCGAGGACATGCTGAAGAGCGAGGATCCCTGGGTGAAATCCTATTTCAGGGGCAAGCGCGCCCGGCGGATAGTCTTAACCGAGAACGAACCAGCGCGAGCGGAATCCTGA
- a CDS encoding ABC-type transport auxiliary lipoprotein family protein yields MPLAIAGCAAIGGVQPTSDTYELDVPTISDAAPVRAGTQILIAEPQALKALDSQNIVVRTDPLTIRYLDESQWSDRLPRLVQMRLAQAFQNSGRFKGVGLPGQGLAIDYQIVTEIRAFGIDAGSNVATVALAVKILNDRNGVVASERVFETRTAAGGAGNAAYVAAIDRAFASVARDVVLWVTERI; encoded by the coding sequence ATGCCGCTCGCGATTGCCGGCTGTGCGGCGATTGGCGGCGTGCAGCCCACCTCTGATACCTACGAACTCGACGTGCCGACAATCAGCGACGCTGCGCCGGTGCGTGCGGGTACGCAGATCTTGATCGCGGAGCCGCAGGCCCTGAAGGCCCTCGACTCCCAGAACATCGTGGTGCGAACGGATCCGCTGACGATCCGCTATCTGGACGAGTCCCAGTGGAGTGATCGGCTGCCGCGCCTGGTGCAGATGCGGCTGGCGCAGGCGTTCCAGAATTCCGGTCGGTTCAAGGGCGTCGGATTGCCGGGGCAGGGGCTGGCGATCGATTACCAGATCGTCACCGAGATCCGCGCATTCGGCATCGATGCCGGCAGCAATGTCGCGACCGTGGCGCTTGCGGTGAAGATATTGAACGACCGCAACGGCGTCGTCGCCAGCGAGCGGGTTTTCGAGACGCGAACCGCCGCGGGCGGTGCGGGCAATGCAGCCTATGTCGCGGCGATCGACCGCGCCTTCGCCAGTGTCGCCCGCGACGTCGTACTCTGGGTCACCGAACGCATCTAG
- a CDS encoding ABC transporter permease: MHTENDEKAGTTSTMPQVQVLPGSAPFRLKLSGAWATHTVAAVDKVMRDRENDIRKGDVVIDMSGVSYLDTAGAWVVYRTASASEDAGHSVRLDGVKPSHQVLLDAVRHARERLAEQPPAEERAPLHIRLLAQIGEAVYAFRADLLLGMHMVGAAVRGSQMKLGHGSGLSIAAVVNQLDRTGVRAIPIVILMSTIIGAIIAQQGAFQLRYFGAEIFVVDLVGILVLREIGVLLTAIMIAGRSGSAITAEIGSMKMREEIDALTVIGLNPVGVLVFPRLVALGIALPLLTVISDLAALAGAMFVAKTYSGISLDAFMTRLRDAVDLTTLFAGFIKAPFMAFIIGIIASVEGMKVGGSAESLGERVTASVVKSIFVVIVVDGLFAMFYAAIDF, encoded by the coding sequence ATGCACACGGAAAACGACGAAAAGGCGGGGACGACGTCCACAATGCCGCAGGTCCAGGTGCTGCCCGGCAGTGCTCCGTTTCGGCTGAAGCTGTCGGGTGCGTGGGCCACGCATACGGTCGCTGCCGTGGACAAGGTGATGCGTGATCGCGAGAACGATATCCGCAAGGGCGATGTCGTCATCGACATGTCCGGGGTGAGCTATCTCGACACGGCCGGGGCGTGGGTCGTGTACAGGACCGCGAGTGCCTCGGAAGATGCCGGCCATTCTGTCCGTCTCGACGGGGTGAAGCCGTCCCACCAGGTTCTGCTCGACGCGGTCCGGCACGCGCGCGAGCGGCTGGCCGAGCAGCCGCCAGCGGAGGAGAGGGCACCTCTGCACATTCGCTTGCTCGCGCAGATAGGAGAGGCGGTTTATGCCTTTCGTGCCGACCTTCTGCTGGGAATGCACATGGTCGGTGCGGCGGTCCGCGGCTCGCAGATGAAGCTCGGACACGGCAGCGGCCTGTCTATCGCCGCCGTCGTCAACCAGCTGGATCGTACCGGTGTAAGGGCGATTCCCATCGTCATCCTGATGTCCACGATCATCGGCGCGATCATCGCGCAGCAGGGGGCGTTCCAGCTTCGCTATTTCGGTGCCGAGATATTCGTGGTCGACCTGGTCGGAATCCTTGTCCTCAGGGAAATCGGTGTCCTTCTGACCGCCATCATGATCGCCGGCCGCTCCGGCAGTGCGATCACGGCCGAGATCGGATCGATGAAGATGCGCGAGGAAATCGACGCATTGACCGTGATCGGCCTGAACCCGGTCGGCGTGCTCGTGTTCCCGAGGCTGGTGGCCCTGGGAATCGCGCTGCCGCTGCTGACCGTCATCTCCGATCTCGCCGCGTTGGCTGGCGCGATGTTCGTGGCGAAGACCTATTCCGGCATTTCGCTCGACGCCTTCATGACGCGGTTGCGCGACGCAGTCGACCTGACCACCTTGTTCGCCGGTTTCATCAAGGCGCCGTTCATGGCCTTCATCATCGGCATCATAGCCTCGGTCGAGGGGATGAAGGTCGGCGGCAGCGCGGAATCGCTAGGCGAACGGGTCACGGCCTCGGTCGTCAAGTCGATCTTCGTGGTCATCGTTGTCGATGGCCTGTTTGCCATGTTCTACGCGGCGATCGACTTCTGA
- a CDS encoding SDR family oxidoreductase → MDLGLKGRKAIVCASSRGLGKGCAMALADEGVDLVINGRNPDVTNATADELRARGVDVKVVLGDISDPAIQAEVLAACPEPDILVNNNAGPKLRDFRELDRQAILDGVTQNMVTPIELIQKVIDGMSDRGFGRIVNITSLSVYQPILGLDLSSGARAGLTSFLAGIARSVVDRNVTINQLLPGKLDTDRIRDTFKFGADKAGVTIEEERARQEKLIPAGRLGTPEEFGKACAFLCSAHAGYITGQNIRIDGGLYPSAF, encoded by the coding sequence ATGGATCTGGGACTGAAAGGTCGGAAGGCGATTGTCTGTGCATCGAGCCGGGGACTGGGCAAGGGTTGCGCCATGGCGCTTGCCGATGAGGGCGTCGACCTTGTGATCAATGGCCGCAATCCGGACGTTACCAATGCCACCGCAGACGAGCTGCGCGCGCGCGGCGTGGATGTGAAGGTGGTTCTCGGCGACATTTCCGATCCGGCGATACAGGCCGAAGTCCTCGCCGCCTGCCCGGAACCGGACATTCTCGTCAACAACAATGCCGGTCCAAAGCTGCGCGATTTCCGCGAACTCGATCGCCAGGCGATCCTCGACGGCGTCACGCAGAACATGGTCACGCCGATCGAGCTGATCCAGAAGGTCATCGACGGGATGTCCGATCGCGGCTTCGGTCGCATCGTGAACATCACGTCCCTGTCCGTCTATCAGCCAATTCTCGGTCTCGACCTCTCCTCCGGCGCCCGTGCCGGCCTGACCTCGTTCCTCGCCGGCATCGCACGCTCCGTTGTCGATCGAAATGTCACGATCAACCAGTTGCTGCCCGGCAAGCTTGACACCGATCGCATCCGCGACACCTTCAAGTTCGGAGCGGACAAGGCAGGCGTGACCATCGAGGAAGAACGCGCACGCCAGGAAAAACTGATCCCAGCCGGCCGACTTGGTACGCCGGAAGAGTTCGGAAAGGCCTGCGCCTTCTTGTGCTCGGCGCACGCCGGCTACATAACCGGTCAGAATATCCGCATCGATGGCGGGCTCTACCCGAGCGCATTCTGA
- the dgcA gene encoding N-acetyl-D-Glu racemase DgcA encodes MAFTDCTVQAWVETYPIRGQFRISRGSKTEAHVVVCRISAGGTSGHGECVPYARYGETVESVLAAIREASEELGPTFDHQRLSVVLGPGAARNALDCALWDLQAKLSGRRAHLLVCSQPPRPVETAYTISLDEPDAMADAARSASRRSVLKIKLGGPDDIAAMHAVVAAAPRSRIIVDANEAWAPDTMAELMREATRLHIALVEQPLPAGQDEMLAEIPHPVPICADESAHTANDLDALRTRYDAVNIKLDKAGGLTESLRMRERARELGFGVMVGCMVGTSLSMAPAVLLAQDAEYVDLDGPLLLARDRQHGLDYAGSTVSPPRADLWG; translated from the coding sequence TTGGCCTTCACCGATTGCACCGTACAGGCCTGGGTGGAAACCTACCCGATCCGTGGACAGTTCCGCATTTCCCGTGGCTCGAAGACCGAAGCGCATGTGGTCGTCTGCCGGATTTCCGCCGGAGGGACTTCGGGTCACGGCGAATGCGTTCCCTACGCGCGGTACGGAGAAACGGTTGAATCGGTGCTTGCCGCGATTCGCGAGGCAAGCGAGGAGCTGGGACCGACATTCGATCACCAGCGGCTGAGTGTTGTTCTGGGCCCCGGTGCCGCGCGCAACGCACTGGACTGCGCCTTGTGGGACCTCCAGGCCAAGCTGTCCGGACGCCGCGCCCATCTCCTGGTCTGCAGCCAACCGCCGCGCCCCGTGGAAACCGCCTACACGATTTCGCTCGACGAACCGGACGCCATGGCCGATGCCGCGCGTAGCGCGTCGCGGCGCTCCGTCCTCAAGATCAAGCTCGGCGGACCCGATGATATCGCCGCTATGCACGCAGTGGTCGCCGCTGCGCCGCGCAGCCGGATCATCGTCGATGCCAATGAGGCATGGGCACCGGACACCATGGCCGAACTCATGCGCGAGGCCACCCGCCTGCATATTGCCCTTGTCGAACAGCCGCTTCCCGCCGGGCAGGACGAGATGCTGGCCGAGATACCGCATCCTGTGCCGATTTGCGCCGACGAGAGCGCACACACGGCCAATGACCTCGACGCCTTGCGCACCCGCTATGACGCCGTGAACATAAAGCTGGACAAGGCCGGCGGCCTCACCGAGAGCCTGCGCATGCGCGAGCGCGCGCGCGAACTGGGATTCGGCGTCATGGTCGGTTGCATGGTTGGAACATCGCTTTCGATGGCGCCTGCGGTTCTGCTGGCGCAGGACGCGGAATACGTCGATCTCGACGGCCCGTTGCTTCTGGCTCGTGACCGGCAGCACGGACTCGATTATGCCGGCAGCACGGTTTCACCGCCACGCGCGGATCTCTGGGGCTGA
- a CDS encoding MCE family protein has protein sequence METKANYVTVGAFTILVLLAGFVMVYWVARVDTGGQTARLDVVIEGSVTGLGVGSLVKFNGIDVGKVTGLGFDERNPRIVIARTVVNRNLPISSETEAVLGFTGLTGIAHIELEGGSIGQPNIFEMAEENGVVATIQADPSAVNNLLATAQDIFDRTDRVLNELEGFVVEARKPLATTLDNAAVFSEALKDNAENIDNFLEGIGKVGEALADVSGKLDGTLQGMEQLLAAVDPVKISSIVDNVDVFTGDLREMSEQIQGVADSVANVMADLEDVGSRIKGTFDRVDTLIDAVPPDQLAAAVESLSEAGQSARTALAEVETATQGLGERQEDIQAIISNTQQMAERLNAASERVDGILAKVDGLLGTDEGGSLMAEARKTLQSFRETAETLNARINSISGGLERFSDRGLRDVEALVNETRRSISRIEQAISDLERNPQRLIFGGDGGVKTFDGRERR, from the coding sequence ATGGAAACCAAGGCAAACTATGTAACCGTCGGGGCATTCACGATCCTGGTCCTGCTGGCCGGATTCGTCATGGTGTATTGGGTCGCCCGCGTCGATACAGGCGGGCAGACGGCGCGGCTAGACGTCGTGATCGAGGGTTCCGTCACCGGGCTGGGCGTGGGTAGCCTCGTCAAGTTCAACGGCATCGATGTAGGCAAGGTGACCGGGCTCGGTTTCGACGAGCGCAATCCGCGCATTGTCATTGCGCGCACCGTCGTCAACCGGAATCTCCCCATTTCGAGCGAGACCGAGGCGGTACTGGGGTTCACCGGGCTGACAGGCATCGCCCATATCGAACTCGAGGGCGGAAGCATCGGCCAACCCAATATTTTCGAGATGGCCGAGGAGAACGGCGTCGTGGCCACCATTCAGGCGGACCCCTCGGCGGTGAACAACCTGCTCGCCACGGCGCAGGATATATTCGACCGGACCGACCGCGTGCTGAACGAGCTCGAAGGATTCGTCGTGGAAGCCCGCAAGCCGCTGGCGACGACGCTGGACAATGCCGCGGTGTTTTCCGAGGCACTAAAGGACAACGCGGAGAACATAGACAATTTCCTCGAAGGCATCGGCAAGGTCGGCGAAGCGCTCGCAGATGTCTCTGGCAAGCTGGACGGCACGTTGCAGGGCATGGAGCAGCTGTTGGCCGCGGTCGATCCCGTCAAGATCTCGTCGATCGTGGACAATGTCGATGTCTTTACGGGCGACTTGCGCGAGATGTCCGAGCAGATCCAGGGGGTTGCGGATTCGGTGGCAAACGTCATGGCCGACCTGGAGGATGTCGGCTCACGGATCAAAGGAACCTTCGACAGGGTCGATACGCTGATAGATGCAGTGCCTCCCGACCAGCTGGCGGCGGCGGTCGAAAGCCTGTCCGAGGCGGGGCAGTCGGCCCGGACCGCCCTGGCAGAAGTGGAAACCGCCACGCAAGGACTGGGCGAGCGCCAGGAGGACATCCAGGCGATCATATCCAATACGCAGCAGATGGCCGAGCGCCTGAACGCCGCATCGGAACGTGTCGACGGCATCCTCGCAAAGGTCGACGGGCTGCTCGGAACCGACGAGGGCGGCTCGCTCATGGCCGAAGCGCGCAAGACGCTGCAGTCGTTCAGGGAAACCGCAGAGACTCTCAATGCGCGGATCAACTCGATATCCGGCGGGCTGGAGCGGTTTTCCGATCGTGGCCTGCGTGACGTGGAAGCCCTGGTGAACGAGACCCGTCGCTCGATCTCGCGCATCGAGCAGGCGATCAGCGACCTGGAGCGCAATCCGCAACGCCTGATCTTCGGCGGAGACGGCGGAGTCAAAACCTTCGATGGCCGGGAGAGGCGTTGA
- a CDS encoding NADP-dependent malic enzyme codes for MQQEDQTPDQASTPTPSLEDAALFFHKYPRPGKLEIQATKPLGNQRDLALAYSPGVAAPCLAIADDAGKAAEYTARGNLVAVVSNGTAVLGLGNIGPLASKPVMEGKAVLFKKFAAIDVFDIEIDAPDIDRMVDVISALEPTFGGINLEDIKAPECFEVEARLREKMNIPVFHDDQHGTAIIVAAAVLNGLELAGKRIEDAKIVTSGAGAAALACLNLLVSLGAKRENIWVNDIEGLVYEGRENLMDRWKAAYAQNTDKRNLTDVIPGADVFLGLSAAGVLKPECLKEMAEKPLILALANPEPEIMPDVARAARPDAMICTGRSDFPNQVNNVLCFPYIFRGALDAGATTINEEMKAAAVRAIAQLAREEPSEVAARAYSGETPVFGPDYLIPSPFDRRLILRIAPAVAKAAADSGVALRPIEDMDAYVDRLNRFVFRSGLVMKPVFAQAQNAATKRVVFADGEDERVLRAAQVVLEDRIAHPILIGRPEVVESRLKRFGLKIRPGEDFELINPENDPRYRDYVDLCVRLVGRRGVTPDAAKVLVRTNNTVIAALAMQRGEADAMICGLEGRYERHLRHVRLIVGLEEGAQELSALSMLISQRGVTFFTDTYVTVDPSAEEIAEMTILAAREIARFGIEPKAALLSHSNFGSRDSDPAVKMRKATAILHSMAPDLCVDGEMHSDAALDAGLRDRVYPNSVLNGEANLLVFPNLDSANITLNAVKTMTDALHVGPILLGTAKPAHILTPSVTSRGVVNMTALAVVEAAQRDGTATATG; via the coding sequence ATGCAACAGGAAGACCAAACGCCGGACCAGGCGAGCACGCCGACGCCGAGCCTGGAGGATGCCGCCCTTTTCTTCCACAAGTATCCGCGTCCCGGAAAGCTGGAAATCCAGGCAACGAAACCGCTTGGCAACCAGCGCGACCTGGCGCTTGCCTATTCTCCGGGCGTCGCAGCGCCGTGCCTGGCGATCGCCGACGATGCGGGCAAGGCCGCGGAATACACCGCGCGCGGCAACCTTGTTGCCGTCGTATCCAACGGCACCGCCGTACTCGGTCTGGGGAACATCGGCCCGCTCGCCTCGAAGCCGGTGATGGAAGGGAAGGCCGTCCTGTTCAAGAAGTTTGCGGCTATCGACGTGTTCGACATCGAGATCGACGCACCGGATATCGACCGGATGGTCGATGTCATCTCCGCGCTGGAGCCGACTTTCGGCGGCATTAACCTGGAAGACATCAAGGCGCCGGAGTGTTTCGAGGTCGAGGCACGCCTCCGCGAGAAGATGAACATCCCCGTTTTCCACGACGACCAGCACGGCACCGCGATCATCGTTGCTGCGGCCGTCCTCAACGGCCTGGAACTGGCCGGCAAGCGTATCGAGGATGCCAAGATCGTCACCTCCGGGGCCGGTGCTGCGGCATTGGCCTGCCTCAACCTGCTCGTCTCGCTCGGCGCGAAGCGGGAGAACATCTGGGTAAACGACATCGAGGGTCTCGTCTATGAGGGTCGCGAGAACCTTATGGACCGCTGGAAGGCGGCCTATGCACAAAACACGGACAAGCGGAACCTGACGGACGTCATCCCAGGCGCCGATGTCTTCCTCGGCCTGTCGGCTGCCGGCGTACTCAAGCCCGAATGCCTGAAGGAGATGGCCGAGAAACCGCTGATCCTGGCGCTTGCCAATCCGGAGCCCGAGATCATGCCCGACGTGGCGCGGGCAGCCCGGCCGGATGCTATGATCTGCACCGGCCGGTCGGACTTCCCCAACCAGGTCAACAATGTCCTGTGTTTCCCATACATTTTCCGCGGCGCGCTCGATGCCGGCGCGACCACGATCAACGAGGAGATGAAGGCTGCCGCGGTGCGCGCCATCGCGCAGCTTGCCCGCGAGGAGCCGTCGGAAGTCGCTGCGCGCGCCTATTCCGGCGAGACACCCGTTTTCGGTCCCGACTACCTGATCCCCTCCCCCTTCGATCGGCGCCTGATCCTGCGCATCGCGCCGGCCGTCGCGAAAGCCGCCGCGGACAGCGGAGTGGCACTGCGACCGATCGAGGACATGGACGCCTATGTCGACCGGTTGAACCGCTTCGTCTTCCGCTCCGGCCTGGTGATGAAACCGGTCTTCGCACAGGCGCAGAACGCGGCCACCAAGCGCGTCGTTTTTGCCGATGGCGAGGACGAGCGCGTCCTGCGCGCCGCCCAGGTCGTCCTGGAGGACCGCATCGCCCATCCGATCCTGATCGGTCGCCCAGAGGTCGTCGAAAGCCGGCTGAAGCGTTTCGGCCTCAAGATCAGGCCCGGCGAGGATTTCGAACTCATTAACCCTGAAAACGACCCGCGTTACCGCGACTATGTCGACCTCTGCGTGCGTCTGGTCGGCCGGCGCGGGGTAACGCCCGACGCGGCGAAGGTTCTCGTGCGAACGAACAACACGGTGATCGCTGCACTTGCAATGCAGCGCGGCGAGGCCGATGCCATGATCTGCGGCCTCGAGGGCCGCTACGAGCGGCATCTGCGCCACGTTCGCCTGATCGTCGGCCTTGAAGAAGGCGCGCAGGAGCTTTCAGCCCTGTCCATGCTGATTTCGCAACGTGGCGTGACGTTCTTCACCGATACCTATGTAACGGTCGATCCAAGCGCGGAAGAAATCGCGGAAATGACAATTCTCGCCGCCCGCGAGATCGCCCGTTTCGGCATCGAGCCGAAGGCAGCGCTTCTGTCGCATTCCAACTTCGGATCGCGCGACTCCGATCCCGCCGTCAAGATGCGCAAAGCGACCGCGATACTGCACAGCATGGCGCCCGATCTGTGCGTGGACGGCGAAATGCACTCGGACGCAGCACTCGATGCGGGGCTTCGCGATCGTGTCTACCCGAACTCCGTCCTGAATGGCGAAGCCAACCTGCTGGTGTTTCCGAACCTCGATTCCGCCAACATCACGCTGAACGCCGTCAAGACGATGACGGATGCGCTGCATGTTGGCCCGATACTGCTCGGAACTGCCAAGCCGGCGCATATCCTGACCCCCTCGGTAACGTCGCGCGGCGTGGTCAACATGACGGCGCTCGCCGTGGTCGAGGCCGCGCAACGCGACGGGACGGCGACCGCCACGGGATGA